The following coding sequences lie in one Lolium perenne isolate Kyuss_39 chromosome 2, Kyuss_2.0, whole genome shotgun sequence genomic window:
- the LOC127334969 gene encoding LOW QUALITY PROTEIN: uncharacterized protein (The sequence of the model RefSeq protein was modified relative to this genomic sequence to represent the inferred CDS: inserted 1 base in 1 codon; substituted 1 base at 1 genomic stop codon), protein MAFRLLSRQNLRKLSASFTLLSPSQKTLLSPSLPALRTDVISPGKYLSPFYPFASSWGVRWASYESVNLVLSDDGKPKFEIEEVEPSKKGRYQTKRRLKLQRKREKKKRKEANKNDPRRIRPKGKKIKQKFPTAEARVKYKIEKARLKESMLVEKLKRYEVEKAQGPVAKPEDLNGEERFYLKKVSQKKSNYVPIGRRGVFGGVILNMHLHWKKHETVKVICKPCKPGQIQDYASEIARLSGGVPINVVGNDTIVFYRGKDYVQPEVMSPIDTLSKKKALEKSKYEQSLETVRRFIAVSEKELELYYRHVALYGKPQSETTDLVHGDGGXASSLXMEELKHRGKDQGPHLASNAFSDINTMDTSKSDEEYDSSSESDVNDVATGDAIERSMALLLVLLRPVAVVACRGVPADDVLSAPPLLPVCRWTLPVGRRGGPAKVVRTPPFLLQA, encoded by the exons ATGGCATTCCGTCTACTGTCACGTCAAAATCTTAGGAAGTTGTCCGCTTCTTTCACTCTCCTTAGTCCATCCCAAAAGACACTACTTTCACCTTCCCTTCCAGCTCTCAG AACTGATGTTATTTCCCCTGGCAAATACTTAAGCCCCTTTTACCCGTTTGCGAGTTCATGGGGTGTTCGATGGGCTAGCTATGAGTCAGTGAATCTTGTTTTGTCAGACGATGGGAAACCCAAGTTCGAAATTGAAGAAGTGGAGCCCTCCAAGAAGGGGAGGTATCAGACAAAGAGGCGTTTGAAGCTTCAGAGAAAACGGGAAAAGAAGAAGCGGAAGGAGGCCAATAAGAATGATCCACGGCGTATCAGACCCAAGGGcaaaaaaataaaacagaaatttCCTACAGCTGAAGCTCGGGTCAAATACAAGATCGAGAAG GCCCGATTAAAAGAATCTATGCTGGTTGAGAAACTAAAGAGGTATGAGGTTGAGAAAGCTCAAGGCCCTGTGGCTAAACCAGAGGATCTCAATGGCGAGGAAAGATTTTATTTGAAGAAAGTTTCACAGAAAAAGTCAAATTATGTCCCAATTGGAAGGCGGGGTGTTTTTGGGGGTGTAATTCTGAACATGCATTTGCATTGGAAGAAACATGAGACTGTCAAGGTCATCTGTAAGCCTTGCAAACCAGGGCAAATTCAGGACTATGCAAGTGAGATAGCTCGACTGAGTGGTGGTGTTCCTATTAATGTTGTTGGAAATGACACCATAGTCTTCTACCGAGGAAAGGACTATGTTCAGCCAGAGGTCATGTCACCAATTGATACACTGTCAAAGAAAAAG GCACTTGAAAAGTCAAAATACGAACAATCGCTGGAGACAGTTCGACGTTTCATTGCGGTATCTGAAAAGGAGCTCGAACTGTACTATCGGCATGTTGCACTTTATGGAAAACCACAATCCGAGACTACTGATCTGGTTCATGGTGATGGTGGGTAAGCTTCTTCAC GAATGGAGGAGTTAAAACATCGTGGAAAGGACCAAGGACCTCATCTGGCTAGTAATGCTTTCTCTGATATTAACACGATGGATACATCCAAGTCTGATGAAGAATATGATTCTAGTAGCGAATCTGATGTCAATGATGTTGCAACTGGAGATGCTATAGAAAG ATCGATGGCGCTGCTCTTGGTGCTGCTCCGCCCGGTCGCCGTGGTAGCCTGCCGGGGCGTCCCAGCCGATGATGTACTGTCGGCCCCTCCTCTGCTTCCGGTCTGCAGATGGACGCTGCCGGTAGGCCGACGGGGCGGCCCGGCCAAGGTCGTCCGGACGCCTCCGTTTCTCCTGCAAGCCTAG
- the LOC127334970 gene encoding uncharacterized protein, with product MLPLARPAHHPHLRPASRPPPPGRSPPARAARPRLLHRRSSYALALARAQPPRAEAGETETSTAAATTSTSGSVLSFLCPLLKFFGGGDPSQKRNDIVEVATSSLSSLARLPWGSSVAASSGENVSPTTTTTAPTLQLYEFEACPFCRRVREAMTELDLSAEVYPCPKGSLRHRDVVRNIGGKEQFPLLVDASTGVTMYESGDIVKYLFKQYGQGKSPSFGLLESTIFTGWVPTLLRAGRGMTMWSKAGAVPAEKLELFSFENNTYARFVREALCELELPYVLQNVGEGSSKMDSLLSIAGAKQVPYLVDPNTGFQSGDHKKILSYLFQQYSISS from the exons ATGCTGCCCCTCGCGCGCCCCGCCCACCACCCCCACCTCCGCCCTGCATCTCGGCCCCCGCCTCCCGGGCGCTCTCCTCCCGCTCGAGCAGCTCGACCTCGCCTTCTCCACCGCCGCTCGTCCTACGCGCTCGCACTCGCCCGAGCGCAACCTCCGAGGGCGGAAGCGGGCGAGACCGAGACCAGCACCGCCGCCGCTACCACCAGCACCAGCGGCAGCGTCCTGTCGTTCCTCTGCCCGCTCCTCAAGTTCTTCGGG GGCGGGGATCCTTCTCAGAAGCGGAATGACATCGTCGAG GTTGCCACATCTTCTCTATCAAGTTTAGCTAGACTACCGTGGGGATCAAGTGTGGCAGCTAGTAGTGGAGAAAACGTtagcccaacaacaacaacaactgctCCAACTCTGCAGCTATATGAGTTTG AGGCATGCCCCTTCTGTAGGCGAGTTCGGGAGGCCATGACTGAACTTGATCTCTCTGCAGAG GTTTATCCTTGTCCCAAAGGATCACTGAGGCATAGAGACGTCGTCAGGAACATTGGAGGGAAGGAGCA GTTTcctcttcttgttgatgcaagtACTGGCGTTACAATGTATGAAAGTG GAGATATTGTGAAGTACCTGTTCAAACAGTATGGTCAAGGAAAAAGCCCTTCTTTTGGACTCCTTGAGAG TACAATTTTTACAGGATGGGTACCTACGCTTCTCCGAGCTGGAAGAGGTATGACAATGTGGAGCAAAGCTGGTGCAGTACCTGCAGAAAAGCTGGAACTCTTTTCGTTCGAGAACAATACC TATGCTAGGTTTGTCCGCGAGGCTCTCTGTGAATTGGAGCTTCCTTATGTTCTCCAGAACGTCGGAGAGGGGTCCTCGAAGATGGATTCGCTATTGAGCATAGCAGGTGCAAAACAG GTACCATACCTGGTTGATCCAAACACTGGGTTCCAGTCGGGTGACCATAAGAAGATACTATCCTACTTATTTCAACAGTACTCTATTAGTAGCTAG
- the LOC127334971 gene encoding GTP-binding protein YPTM1: MGNEFDYLFKLLLIGDSSVGKSCFLLRFADDAYVDSYISTIGVDFKIRTLEMEGKTIKLQIWDTAGQERFRTITSSYYRGAHGIIIVYDITDMESFNNVKQWLSEIDKYANDSVRKLLVGNKCDLAESRVVDTAVAQAYADEIGIPFLETSAKESINVEEAFLAMSAAIKKSKAGSQLERQVSNLVQMKGQPIQQLQQKQKSSCCST, from the exons ATGGGCAACGAATT CGACTACCTGTTCAAGCTCCTCCTCATCGGCGACTCCTCGGTCGGCAAGTCCTGCTTCCTCCTCCGTTTCGCC GATGATGCGTATGTGGACAGCTACATCAGCACCATCGGCGTTGACTTC AAAATCCGCACATTAGAGATGGAAGGGAAGACCATAAAATTGCAGATT TGGGACACGGCAGGACAGGAGCGGTTCAGAACCATCACAAGCAGCTACTACCGCGGAGCTCACGGGATCATT ATCGTCTACGACATCACAGACATGGAGAGCTTCAACAATGTCAAGCAATGGCTGAGCGAGATTGACAAGTATGCCAACGACAGCGTGCGCAAGCTTCTTGTTGGCAACAAGTGTGATCTGGCTGAGAGCAGGGTCGTCGACACTGCGGTAGCACAG GCCTACGCTGACGAGATAGGCATTCCTTTCCTAGAAACAAGTGCTAAAGAGTCCATCAATGTCGAGGAGGCGTTCTTGGCAATGTCTGCAGCAATCAAGAAGAG CAAAGCTGGCAGCCAACTTGAGAGGCAGGTCTCCAATCTGGTCCAGATGAAAGGCCAGCCAATTCAGCAGCTGCAGCAAAAGCAGAAAAGCAGTTGCTGTTCAACATGA
- the LOC127334972 gene encoding MADS-box transcription factor 33 gives MARGKVQMRRIENPVHRQVTFCKRRMSLLKKANELSVLCDADIGVMVFSPHGKICELATNGNMQGLIERYKGNNTKEQGESSKQNKPQIIQQEVLLLRQEINLLQKGLRYMYGANDMDHMNLHELQALESNLENWVHNTRSTKMQIMSREIEVLRNKEGILKATNDILQERIIQQSGILETGSNMVTPQFPFQRTMESGHYF, from the exons ATGGCCCGTGGTAAGGTTCAGATGAGAAGGATAGAAAACCCAGTGCACAGGCAAGTCACCTTCTGCAAGCGCCGGATGAGCCTCCTCAAGAAGGCCAATGAGCTATCTGTTTTATGCGATGCTGATATCGGTGTCATGGTCTTCTCTCCCCATGGCAAGATTTGTGAGTTGGCCACCAACGG GAACATGCAAGGCTTAATTGAGAGGtacaagggtaacaacacaaaagAACAAGGTGAAAGTAGCAAGCAGAACAAACCTCAG ATAATACAACAAGAGGTACTACTCTTAAGGCAAGAAATCAACTTACTTCAAAAAGGTTTAAG GTACATGTACGGAGCGAATGATATGGACCACATGAATCTTCATGAGCTGCAAGCCTTGGAAAGCAATCTTGAAAATTGGGTACACAACACTCGCTCTACAAAG ATGCAGATCATGTCTAGGGAGATTGAGGTGCTCAGGAATAAG GAAGGCATACTGAAGGCTACAAATGATATACTTCAAGAAAGG ATAATTCAGCAGAGTGGGATTCTGGAAACCGGCAGCAACATGGTGACACCACAATTCCCCTTCCAGCGAACCATGGAGAGTGGGCACTACTTCTAG